The Nostoc cf. commune SO-36 genomic sequence TATTCCCTTCTGAACTATTAAAATCCAAAAGCGTTACTATAACGCTCCTCAGCCCAAGGTTCACCACGGCGATGGTAGCCATTACGCTCCCAAAAACCAAGTTCTTCAGCAGCTAAAAATTCCAAACCATTGATCCATTTAGCACTTTTCCAAGCGTACAGATGGGGTACAACTAGGCGCATCGGGCCACCATGTTCAGATGGAAGGTCTTCACCAAAGACTTTAAAAGCAAAGAAGTTTTCTTCGCGCAGAAAATCTTCTACAGAAATATTAGTAGTGTAGCCGCCATAGCAGTGTTCCATAACGTGAGCTACTTTCGGGTCTAGTTCAATCAGACCCATGAAATCTGTAACTTTAATGCCAGTCCATTTGACATCAAGCTTAGACCAGCGCGTTACACAGTGGAAGTCTGCTGTAAATTCGTGTTGAGGTAGCGCCATAAAGTCTGACCAGCTAAAAGTGGCAGGTTTTGCCAAACCCCAAACTCGAAACTCCCATTCCTTAATGTTGACTTGGGGAGTTTCACCGTAAGTTAATACGGGAAAACCTTTAGCTAAGTGTTGCCCAGGAGGGACGCGTTCGCTCTCTTCCTTTCCTGGTTTCTGAAAAAATTTTCCTAGCATAGTTAGAGAAAAATAAGTTTTCTCAAGATGTTTACAAGCTTTTTTGCTGAGTTGCCAACAGCACTAGATGTTTGACTCTTTATGATGATTACGCGATCATTACTTAATGAATGATAGGTAATGGGTAATGGATATTCCCAATTACTCACTACCAATTTTTTCGATTTAATGAGCTTGTGTAGAGTCTCTATGATTCATAATGCAATCAGGAAAGCTAAGAAAAAGCATCTATCCAGTGTTAAGAAGTTTGATTGGTGAATTATAGCAATCAAATCTATCGGTGCTGTTCACGCTTTTCCTGACTGGGAAATTATGATTCTTCTTCCTCTTCTTCAGCAGCTGGATATACAAATGTTGAACGTCCAGTCAAAATTGATTTGCCCAAAGACAGGGCTTTCTGAGCTTCGACGACGGCTTTGTGCCTCCAGGTAGCTCGACGTTTATCTCGTTTTGATTTTGAAGTTTTCTTCTTAGGAACAGCCATGTCAGCAGATATCGCAATTCTTGACAACCTTACTATTCTAGGCCATCCAATGACGCGAAGGGCAACAGTAAAGGCAATTAATGAATTGCCCTTACTGAAAATTAGAGCTTCGGCTATTTTTTGGGTAATTCCTGGCTATTTTCCAAGAAAAGTAACGATCGCGCAGTTTTGTAATAGGTTGCCCAATTTTGAGCATCGGGACGCGATCGCCATTGGGGACGGCTGACATCCAATGTCAGGACTGGTGCGATCGCTCCATAATTTTGTACGGATACAATTATTGAAACATCTGTCACCAAGATATCTTGGTCGAAGCTCCTTTGAGCAGCTGCCCTAGCCGCCGCTTCCGCTCTCCTGAGAACGGTTTCATAGTTTTCTTCCGGCAGACGGTCAATAGCTAGATCAACTCTAGCGGTGTAAGCTCGCACAACCTGCGGTGCGAGCGCTTCCATCAAAAACCACGCAGGAACAGTAGATATGAGCAAAACTACTAAAGGAATTATCCGGATTCTTCTGGCAATTTGGCTAATAACTGAAAAGGGAGTGATCGATGATGGTAGGTGAGCAGAAATCTTGCTCATGACCTTCTATCTCCTTAGTGATGATCTTT encodes the following:
- a CDS encoding sulfite oxidase-like oxidoreductase; this translates as MLGKFFQKPGKEESERVPPGQHLAKGFPVLTYGETPQVNIKEWEFRVWGLAKPATFSWSDFMALPQHEFTADFHCVTRWSKLDVKWTGIKVTDFMGLIELDPKVAHVMEHCYGGYTTNISVEDFLREENFFAFKVFGEDLPSEHGGPMRLVVPHLYAWKSAKWINGLEFLAAEELGFWERNGYHRRGEPWAEERYSNAFGF
- the rpmF gene encoding 50S ribosomal protein L32, with translation MAVPKKKTSKSKRDKRRATWRHKAVVEAQKALSLGKSILTGRSTFVYPAAEEEEEES